A portion of the Ralstonia nicotianae genome contains these proteins:
- a CDS encoding glycosyltransferase family 2 protein: MIVRPCIVIPIYNHKDVIGLTVARLVTHGLPIFIVDDGSDAPTQAVLAALAGQHAGCVTLLRLPVNGGKGAAVMAGLRAARSDGFTHALQIDADGQHDAADVPTFMDAARDHPDAVILGQPVYDATVPKARLYGRYLTHAWVWIETLSFDIRDSMCGFRVYPLALACALIDEVALPTRMDFDIEILVRLHWRRTRFVAIPTRVTYAADGVSHFDVLWDNIRISQSHMRLVAGMLVRLPLLLANKARPRQRADQAAAGKAHWWRIAERGSQLGMRLLALSCRLLGTRITALWLYPIVAYFLLTGRAARQASRQYFERLAAASAQDRTPAPGWRSAYRHMIAFAQSGLDKLAAWSGHVSPHRVRFDDPAPFEALMASGRGALVIGAHLGNLEMTRALATRHGQVKVTAVVYIEHARRFNRVLAGAHPEFATHLLEVSDFGPATAMRMQERIDAGELLVIVGDRVPATEMGRTVEATFLGAPARFAQGPYILAHALGCPVYLFFCLKTRQDYTLYFEPFAERIELPRHARATHLATLAQRYASRLEHHCRKAPFQWFNFFDFWARPKKDAHG; this comes from the coding sequence CTGATCGTGCGCCCTTGCATTGTCATTCCCATCTATAACCACAAGGACGTGATCGGCCTGACGGTCGCCCGCCTGGTCACGCACGGGCTGCCGATCTTCATCGTCGATGACGGCAGCGACGCGCCCACCCAGGCTGTCCTGGCAGCGCTGGCCGGGCAACACGCGGGCTGCGTCACGCTGCTGCGGTTGCCCGTGAACGGCGGCAAGGGCGCGGCGGTCATGGCCGGCCTGCGCGCAGCCCGATCGGACGGCTTCACGCATGCCTTGCAGATCGACGCCGATGGGCAGCACGATGCCGCCGACGTCCCGACGTTCATGGATGCCGCGCGGGACCACCCCGACGCGGTCATCCTGGGGCAACCGGTCTATGACGCAACCGTGCCCAAGGCGCGGCTCTATGGCCGCTACCTCACGCATGCATGGGTGTGGATCGAAACGCTGTCGTTCGACATCCGTGATTCGATGTGCGGCTTCCGGGTCTATCCGCTGGCGCTCGCGTGCGCGCTGATCGATGAGGTGGCGCTGCCGACGCGGATGGATTTCGACATCGAGATCCTGGTGCGGCTGCACTGGCGCCGCACCCGCTTCGTCGCCATCCCGACGCGCGTGACCTATGCGGCCGACGGCGTCTCGCACTTCGACGTACTGTGGGACAACATCCGCATCAGCCAAAGCCACATGCGGCTTGTCGCAGGCATGCTGGTCCGGCTGCCGCTGCTGCTGGCCAACAAGGCCAGGCCAAGGCAGCGCGCCGACCAGGCGGCCGCCGGCAAGGCGCACTGGTGGCGCATCGCGGAACGCGGCAGCCAGTTGGGCATGCGGTTGCTCGCCCTGAGCTGCCGGCTGCTGGGGACGCGGATCACGGCGCTGTGGCTCTATCCGATCGTCGCCTATTTCCTGCTCACCGGCCGGGCCGCCCGCCAGGCTTCGCGGCAGTACTTCGAGCGGCTGGCGGCAGCCTCTGCGCAGGATCGCACCCCGGCACCGGGCTGGCGTAGCGCGTACCGGCACATGATCGCCTTCGCGCAATCCGGCCTGGACAAGCTGGCGGCATGGTCGGGGCATGTTTCCCCGCATCGGGTGCGATTCGACGACCCGGCACCGTTCGAAGCGCTGATGGCAAGCGGACGCGGCGCGCTGGTCATCGGCGCCCATCTCGGCAACCTGGAGATGACGCGTGCGCTGGCAACGCGCCATGGCCAGGTCAAGGTCACCGCCGTCGTCTACATCGAACATGCCCGGCGCTTCAATCGTGTCCTCGCGGGTGCACACCCCGAGTTCGCGACGCACCTGCTCGAGGTCAGTGATTTCGGCCCGGCCACGGCCATGCGGATGCAGGAACGCATCGACGCGGGCGAACTGCTCGTGATCGTGGGAGACCGGGTGCCCGCGACGGAAATGGGCCGTACCGTCGAGGCGACCTTCCTGGGCGCCCCCGCGCGTTTCGCGCAGGGCCCCTACATCCTTGCCCATGCCCTCGGCTGCCCGGTCTATCTGTTCTTCTGTCTGAAGACGCGGCAAGACTACACGCTGTACTTCGAACCCTTTGCCGAGCGGATCGAACTGCCGCGCCACGCGCGCGCGACGCATCTGGCGACGCTCGCGCAACGCTACGCCAGCCGGCTGGAGCACCATTGCCGCAAGGCCCCATTCCAATGGTTCAATTTCTTCGATTTCTGGGCACGCCCCAAAAAGGACGCCCATGGCTGA
- a CDS encoding phosphopantetheine-binding protein: MDSLKLEIKRLLIETLDLEDMTPADIDDDAPLFDTNGIGLDSIDALEIGIALRKQYQLTIAADDQRTREYFRSVSTLAALVQSHQ, translated from the coding sequence ATGGATTCTTTAAAGCTCGAAATTAAGCGGCTCCTGATCGAGACGCTCGATCTGGAGGATATGACGCCGGCGGATATCGACGACGACGCGCCTCTTTTTGACACCAACGGCATCGGCCTGGATTCCATCGACGCATTGGAAATCGGTATCGCACTGCGCAAGCAGTATCAGCTGACCATCGCCGCCGATGACCAGCGCACGCGCGAATACTTCCGCTCGGTCAGCACATTGGCCGCGCTGGTCCAGAGCCACCAATAA
- a CDS encoding HAL/PAL/TAL family ammonia-lyase, which yields MAEHDLMPAAITRPRPAPIRFGDCHLSIEAVVAIARRQATVALNGDEAWRDRIERGARFLQEQLAQGATVYGVNTGYGDACEISVPPALVQALPLQLTRYHGCGMGRYLAPSETLAVIAARLNSLAHGYSGVRYTLLQRLADLINHDILPRIPAEGSVGASGDLTPLSYVAAALVGERDVLFDGKVRAASDVWRALGHSPFELAPKEGLALMNGTAVMTGLACLAYARAEHLIRLATRLTALATVALDGRSGHFDATIFQAKPHAGQADVAAWLREDLAGWDDTGGHRLQDRYSIRCAPHVIGVAQDAMSWIRRDIENELNSANDNPLIDPDARRILHGGNFYGGHIAFAMDALKTAIANLADLMDRQLALLVDDRYSNGLPRGLSGASPDRAPINHGFKAIQISVSAWTAEALKHTMPASVFSRSTESHNQDKVSMGTIAARDCLRVLELTEQVAAAHTLATAQAVRLRAGLDAALAIPPAVRAFVERVTALSEAVTEDRPLEMDLRRLTACIEHGSLLADEPGGQS from the coding sequence ATGGCTGAACACGATCTGATGCCGGCCGCAATCACCCGGCCGCGCCCCGCGCCGATCCGCTTCGGCGATTGCCATCTGTCCATCGAAGCGGTCGTCGCCATCGCGCGACGGCAGGCAACGGTTGCCCTGAACGGCGACGAGGCATGGCGGGATCGCATCGAACGCGGTGCCCGCTTCCTGCAGGAGCAGTTGGCACAGGGCGCAACGGTCTACGGCGTCAATACCGGATACGGCGACGCCTGCGAAATCAGCGTTCCACCGGCCTTGGTGCAAGCGCTGCCGCTGCAGCTCACGCGCTACCACGGTTGCGGGATGGGGCGCTACCTGGCCCCGTCCGAAACGCTGGCCGTCATCGCGGCGCGGCTGAACTCGCTGGCCCATGGCTATTCGGGCGTGCGTTATACGCTGCTGCAACGCCTGGCCGACCTGATCAACCACGACATCCTGCCGCGCATTCCGGCGGAGGGTTCGGTGGGCGCCAGCGGCGACCTCACACCGCTGTCCTATGTCGCCGCGGCGCTGGTGGGCGAGCGCGACGTCCTGTTCGATGGCAAGGTGCGGGCAGCCAGCGATGTATGGCGGGCGCTGGGGCATTCCCCTTTCGAGCTGGCGCCCAAGGAGGGGCTGGCGCTGATGAACGGCACGGCGGTGATGACGGGGCTTGCCTGCCTGGCCTACGCCCGCGCCGAGCACCTGATCCGCCTGGCGACCCGCCTGACGGCGCTGGCCACGGTCGCGCTCGACGGCCGCTCCGGACACTTCGACGCGACCATCTTCCAAGCCAAGCCCCATGCCGGACAGGCCGATGTCGCCGCGTGGCTGCGCGAAGACCTGGCCGGCTGGGACGACACCGGCGGACACCGGCTGCAGGACCGCTACTCGATCCGCTGCGCGCCGCACGTGATCGGCGTGGCGCAAGACGCGATGTCCTGGATCCGGCGCGATATCGAAAACGAGCTCAACAGCGCCAACGATAATCCGCTCATCGATCCGGATGCCCGGCGCATCCTCCATGGCGGCAACTTCTACGGCGGCCACATCGCCTTTGCGATGGATGCCCTGAAGACGGCCATCGCCAACCTGGCCGACCTGATGGACCGCCAGCTTGCGCTGCTCGTGGACGACCGGTACAGCAACGGGCTACCGCGCGGCCTGTCCGGCGCATCCCCGGATCGGGCTCCGATCAATCACGGATTCAAGGCAATCCAGATCTCGGTCTCCGCCTGGACCGCGGAGGCGCTCAAGCACACCATGCCCGCCAGCGTGTTTTCCCGCTCGACGGAATCGCACAACCAGGACAAGGTCAGCATGGGCACGATCGCTGCGCGCGACTGCCTGCGCGTGCTCGAACTGACGGAGCAGGTCGCGGCGGCGCACACGCTGGCCACGGCGCAGGCAGTACGGCTGCGTGCCGGGCTCGATGCCGCGCTGGCGATTCCGCCCGCGGTGCGGGCCTTTGTCGAGCGCGTCACGGCGCTGTCCGAAGCGGTGACCGAAGATCGGCCTCTTGAGATGGACCTGCGCCGCCTGACCGCGTGCATTGAGCACGGCTCGCTCCTGGCTGACGAACCCGGAGGGCAATCATGA
- a CDS encoding outer membrane lipoprotein carrier protein LolA, with product MGRLMLALLLASAAALANPVLADDTRDSTVVSQVAAQLGRARGVRARFTQTQTLRSMQRPLVSTGTLLFSRERGVIWQIEQPLRLTYVVTEAGVRTLDAAGKPVPGSQRNAAGIAQVSRMMRAMLGGDLSAMYSQFDVAAQGTPAHWRLRLTPTQPQLAQALRGLDLHGDTYVRGITIRAVSGDETRLEFTDSASVDTLSPAELALLGAS from the coding sequence ATGGGCCGATTGATGCTCGCGCTGCTGCTGGCCAGCGCCGCTGCCTTGGCGAATCCCGTCCTGGCGGACGACACGCGCGACAGTACCGTGGTCTCCCAGGTCGCGGCGCAGTTGGGACGGGCCCGCGGTGTGCGCGCCCGCTTCACGCAGACGCAAACGCTGCGGTCCATGCAAAGGCCGCTGGTCAGCACCGGCACCCTGCTGTTCTCGCGCGAACGCGGCGTCATCTGGCAGATCGAGCAGCCCCTGCGCCTGACCTACGTGGTCACCGAAGCCGGCGTCAGGACCCTGGACGCGGCCGGCAAACCGGTGCCGGGCAGCCAGCGCAACGCAGCCGGCATCGCCCAGGTTTCGCGCATGATGCGCGCCATGCTCGGTGGCGACCTGTCTGCCATGTACTCGCAGTTCGACGTGGCGGCGCAGGGCACGCCCGCACACTGGCGCCTGCGCCTGACCCCGACGCAGCCTCAGCTCGCCCAGGCGTTGCGCGGCCTGGACTTGCACGGGGACACCTATGTCCGCGGCATCACCATCCGCGCCGTCAGCGGCGACGAGACGCGTCTCGAATTCACCGACAGCGCCAGCGTCGATACCCTGAGCCCGGCAGAGCTTGCCTTGCTGGGAGCCTCTTGA
- a CDS encoding acyl carrier protein, giving the protein MTETEILERIRSIFQENFAIDPARVTPEAHLFEELDLDSIDAVDLAIKLQEMTGRRIKPEEFKSVRTVGDVIGAVQSLLAA; this is encoded by the coding sequence GTGACCGAAACCGAAATCCTGGAACGCATCCGCTCCATTTTCCAAGAGAACTTCGCCATCGACCCGGCACGCGTCACGCCCGAGGCGCACCTGTTCGAAGAACTCGACCTCGACAGCATCGACGCCGTCGATCTGGCCATCAAACTGCAGGAAATGACCGGGCGCCGCATCAAACCGGAAGAGTTCAAATCGGTCCGCACGGTTGGCGACGTCATCGGCGCGGTCCAATCGCTGCTCGCGGCCTGA
- a CDS encoding MMPL family transporter: MPAALTPARNLHRSAWTTRCLWLAIVLFAACYCGWRLQSGSVLQTNLLALLPATEADPLAERAADTLAASMGDRAVFLVSSRDDRQAKAAARQLGARLAQSDAFRAVVAELPPFDAAQIARFYLPYRAGLLNAGDRAALQNRSASLPDLLAQRLYSPLRTGLGAPLADDPFGWLEHWLADLPLASTRLEIEDNLLVSHQGTTTGVLVTGVLRDSAYESHTQAAVRQAVATAQSDLARAFPDVTMARAGAVFYADAARTASERELHIIGIASTCGIALLMLWVFRSLRVLLLGFASTGIGTLCALAATMAAFGKLHLLTLIFGASLIGEAVDYSIQYFVNHRAVGGMRDPWRSAREVRPALTVALTTSLLGYATLVWVPFPALRQLACFAMVGIGAAFLSVIFLLPALMPRQSTQPGRTHERAARWLAAWHHAISHRRTPLVLLLIAAGALPGWMRLGSDDDIHLLVQRDAALSRQEGIIRSAIGVEGGTQFFMVKGSTPEQVLERTEALDEQLAGPIGGALLQGHQSVTQFVPSGHRQQQNRTLLTERVLGAPQGLPTLLAQAGFRPEVASGYLKTVTQTANAPLTVDDWLAMPWSQPYRHLWLGRMTDPASQAPVYATLVIPIGATAAQLPALSSLADGTQGVRFVDKASSVARLFAAYRTGSAWWLAGAMALVLGLFCLRYGWRAGLRVTLPVVFAIGITFSAYGYAGIPLNLFHWLAMMLVLGVGANYAVFLREGCMRNHAEIGAVWIGVALSAATTLLTFGLLGSSAMPVLRSFGMTLASGIIIAVALAPLGMPRPGAQRT; this comes from the coding sequence ATGCCGGCCGCATTGACGCCTGCGCGCAACCTCCACCGATCCGCCTGGACGACCCGGTGTCTATGGCTGGCGATCGTGCTCTTCGCCGCGTGCTATTGCGGATGGCGCCTGCAGTCCGGCAGCGTGCTGCAGACCAACCTCCTGGCACTGCTGCCGGCAACCGAAGCCGACCCGCTCGCCGAACGGGCCGCCGACACACTGGCGGCTTCCATGGGAGACCGCGCGGTCTTCCTCGTCAGCAGCCGCGACGACCGGCAGGCCAAGGCCGCCGCCCGTCAACTGGGGGCACGCCTGGCACAGAGCGACGCGTTCCGCGCCGTCGTCGCCGAGCTGCCGCCGTTCGACGCCGCGCAGATCGCCCGCTTCTACCTGCCCTATCGGGCCGGCCTGCTCAATGCCGGCGACCGCGCAGCGCTGCAGAATCGATCGGCATCGCTGCCGGACCTGCTCGCGCAGCGGCTCTACAGCCCGCTGCGTACCGGCCTCGGAGCGCCGCTCGCCGACGACCCCTTCGGCTGGCTGGAGCACTGGCTGGCCGACCTGCCGCTCGCGTCGACCCGCCTGGAGATCGAGGACAACCTGCTGGTCTCCCATCAGGGCACGACGACCGGCGTCCTCGTCACCGGCGTCCTGCGCGACTCGGCGTACGAATCGCACACGCAAGCCGCCGTCAGGCAGGCCGTGGCAACAGCCCAGTCTGACCTGGCGCGAGCCTTTCCGGATGTCACGATGGCGCGCGCCGGCGCGGTGTTCTACGCGGACGCGGCGCGCACGGCATCCGAACGCGAACTCCATATCATCGGCATCGCCTCGACCTGTGGCATCGCGCTGCTCATGCTGTGGGTCTTCCGCTCATTGCGCGTGCTGCTGCTCGGTTTCGCCTCGACCGGCATCGGCACCCTGTGCGCCCTGGCCGCCACGATGGCCGCATTCGGCAAGCTGCATCTGCTCACCCTGATCTTCGGCGCCAGCCTGATCGGCGAGGCGGTGGATTATTCGATCCAGTACTTCGTCAATCATCGCGCTGTCGGTGGCATGCGAGACCCGTGGCGCAGCGCACGCGAGGTGCGTCCCGCGCTGACGGTGGCGCTGACAACCAGCCTGCTGGGCTATGCAACGCTCGTCTGGGTGCCGTTTCCGGCGTTGCGGCAGCTTGCGTGCTTTGCCATGGTCGGGATCGGCGCAGCGTTTCTGTCGGTCATCTTCCTCCTGCCGGCCTTGATGCCCCGACAATCCACGCAACCCGGGCGCACCCATGAACGTGCCGCGCGCTGGCTGGCAGCGTGGCATCACGCCATCTCGCACCGGCGCACCCCGCTGGTGCTGCTGCTCATTGCCGCCGGCGCGCTGCCGGGCTGGATGCGCCTGGGCAGCGATGACGATATCCACCTGCTGGTCCAGCGCGACGCCGCATTGTCCCGCCAGGAAGGGATCATCCGCAGCGCGATCGGGGTGGAAGGCGGGACGCAATTCTTCATGGTCAAGGGCAGCACGCCGGAGCAGGTATTGGAGCGCACGGAAGCACTGGACGAACAGCTCGCCGGACCGATCGGAGGGGCATTACTGCAAGGCCATCAATCGGTCACGCAATTTGTCCCGTCGGGACATCGCCAACAGCAGAACCGGACACTGCTGACCGAGCGGGTTCTCGGCGCCCCTCAAGGACTGCCCACGCTGCTCGCCCAAGCGGGGTTCCGGCCGGAGGTCGCAAGCGGCTATCTCAAGACCGTCACACAAACGGCGAACGCGCCGCTGACGGTCGATGATTGGCTCGCGATGCCCTGGTCGCAGCCCTACCGGCACCTGTGGCTCGGCCGGATGACCGATCCGGCCAGCCAAGCTCCGGTCTACGCCACCCTCGTCATCCCCATCGGCGCCACGGCCGCGCAACTGCCCGCCCTATCCTCGCTCGCGGACGGTACACAAGGGGTCCGTTTCGTCGACAAGGCGTCGAGCGTGGCACGGCTGTTTGCCGCCTACCGGACCGGCAGCGCCTGGTGGCTTGCCGGCGCGATGGCGCTGGTGCTCGGCCTGTTCTGCCTCCGATATGGCTGGCGGGCGGGCCTGCGCGTGACGCTGCCGGTGGTGTTTGCCATCGGCATCACCTTCTCGGCCTACGGATACGCAGGCATCCCCCTGAACCTGTTCCACTGGCTGGCGATGATGCTCGTGCTCGGCGTGGGCGCCAACTACGCCGTCTTCCTGCGGGAAG
- a CDS encoding acyl-CoA thioesterase: protein MTRPERAPLSASARIEVPFHDVDAMAVCWHGHYLKYFEIGRAALLRAFDYDYPEMRASGYLWPVVEAHLKYIRPATYGQRIEVRATLIEYENRLKIGYEIADRASGQRLTKGHTIQVAVCAATSELQFVSPAVVFEKVERAWAD, encoded by the coding sequence ATGACCCGGCCTGAGCGCGCGCCCCTGTCGGCAAGCGCCCGTATCGAGGTGCCCTTCCATGATGTCGACGCCATGGCTGTCTGCTGGCACGGCCACTACCTCAAATATTTCGAGATCGGCCGCGCCGCCCTGCTGCGCGCCTTCGATTACGACTACCCGGAAATGCGCGCTTCCGGCTACCTCTGGCCGGTCGTCGAAGCCCATCTGAAATACATCAGGCCGGCCACGTACGGCCAGCGGATCGAGGTCCGCGCCACCTTGATCGAGTACGAGAACCGATTGAAGATCGGCTATGAGATCGCGGACCGCGCCTCCGGCCAGCGGCTCACGAAAGGGCACACCATCCAGGTCGCGGTCTGCGCGGCAACGTCGGAACTGCAGTTCGTCTCGCCCGCGGTGGTGTTCGAGAAGGTGGAGCGCGCATGGGCCGATTGA
- a CDS encoding lysophospholipid acyltransferase family protein codes for MKTALNRGWRLLATGFGFLVFGICGLLFSVAVFPLVWLWPHRASRQRAVTTVIHRFFQALVRMLDWLGVMTLEVQGASALRSGGPAIVVANHPTYLDVMVLLSLTPSACCVVKNAHWGNPCFWGIVRAAEYVSNADPTALVEAGARQLAAGYTMIIFPEGTRSPGQDRLHPFSRGFAHMALSAAVPIVPVLMDCDPPAFTKTMRWYHIPPRRMRMRIAVLDPIRIGQYAAPDTPPAVAARTLTAGVETQITDHLYQYGFFKARN; via the coding sequence CTGAAAACCGCCCTCAACCGGGGATGGCGCTTGCTGGCGACGGGCTTCGGCTTCCTGGTTTTCGGCATATGCGGGCTGCTGTTTTCCGTCGCCGTGTTCCCGCTCGTTTGGCTGTGGCCGCATCGCGCGTCGCGCCAGCGTGCCGTCACGACCGTCATTCACCGGTTCTTCCAGGCGCTGGTGCGCATGCTCGACTGGCTGGGCGTGATGACGCTCGAAGTGCAGGGTGCATCGGCGTTGCGCTCGGGCGGGCCAGCCATCGTGGTGGCCAATCATCCGACCTACCTTGACGTCATGGTGCTGCTGTCGCTCACGCCATCGGCATGCTGCGTGGTCAAGAACGCCCACTGGGGCAATCCATGCTTCTGGGGCATCGTGCGCGCGGCCGAATACGTCAGCAACGCGGACCCGACGGCACTGGTCGAGGCAGGCGCACGGCAACTGGCCGCCGGCTACACCATGATCATCTTCCCCGAGGGCACGCGCAGCCCGGGGCAGGACCGGCTGCATCCGTTCTCGCGCGGTTTCGCCCACATGGCCCTGAGCGCGGCGGTGCCCATTGTGCCGGTGCTCATGGATTGCGATCCCCCCGCTTTCACCAAGACGATGCGCTGGTATCACATCCCGCCGCGACGCATGCGCATGCGCATCGCCGTCCTCGACCCCATCCGTATCGGGCAGTACGCAGCCCCGGATACCCCGCCCGCAGTGGCAGCGCGCACGCTGACCGCAGGTGTCGAGACCCAGATCACAGACCACTTGTACCAATATGGATTCTTTAAAGCTCGAAATTAA
- a CDS encoding AMP-binding protein, which produces MIALHTLLCADTPDDTPVCFDETTTMTRGMFRAHVAACIAAWSDRPANRYALCIDDPFAFACALFALLASGKAVVIPASSAPAYLASIADAYDSALTDGDMEGIISQAAQPPGAALLRPIAPHAPITLYTSGSSAAPKAIHKTLAQFDAEVRTLEDHWGEWIGPGAILASVPHHHIYGLLFRIFWPLASGRAFGRRTYAEPHALQTALTRRETAAIVSSPAQLARWPSLPGFDTLSPLPAAVFSSGGPLDEAAAATFASAHGTAPTEIYGSTETGGIAWRRRNESDAWQAFANVAVRREADGALSVRSPHLGHPDWLRTDDAAEFDDAGRFRLRGRMDRIVKLDGKRVSLPEIENWLGLHPYVAQSAAVLLPGASRERLGVLSALTSAGVEALRQHGRIGLAKTLRRHLATYVAPTLIPRKWRFRMSLPVDARGKLPAATVAASFAAGRKGFEMLSHVRDAEGDHYELRVPPELVHFRGHFPGLPILPGVVLVDWIACLAAELADSTRSIRSIDQLKFMAPVPPAALVSVQLAHEPQRYRVRFRARLGTRECASGALVYREAD; this is translated from the coding sequence ATGATCGCATTGCACACGTTACTGTGCGCCGATACGCCCGACGATACCCCGGTCTGCTTCGACGAAACGACGACCATGACGCGCGGCATGTTCCGCGCGCATGTAGCGGCCTGCATCGCGGCATGGTCGGACCGCCCAGCAAACCGCTATGCGCTGTGCATCGACGACCCGTTCGCGTTCGCCTGCGCCCTGTTCGCGCTGCTGGCAAGCGGCAAGGCGGTCGTCATTCCGGCCAGCTCGGCCCCCGCTTATCTTGCCTCCATCGCGGATGCCTATGACAGCGCCCTCACCGACGGCGACATGGAAGGCATCATCAGCCAGGCTGCCCAGCCGCCGGGGGCAGCATTGCTCCGGCCGATCGCGCCCCATGCACCCATCACGCTCTACACATCCGGCAGCAGCGCGGCGCCCAAGGCCATCCATAAAACGCTTGCCCAGTTCGATGCCGAGGTCCGGACACTCGAAGACCATTGGGGTGAATGGATCGGCCCCGGCGCCATTCTGGCGAGCGTTCCGCACCATCATATCTACGGCCTGCTGTTCCGGATTTTCTGGCCGCTCGCGTCAGGGCGGGCATTCGGCAGACGGACGTATGCCGAGCCGCATGCACTGCAAACCGCGCTGACCCGGCGCGAAACCGCAGCGATCGTGTCGAGCCCGGCACAACTCGCGCGATGGCCGTCGCTGCCGGGCTTCGACACCTTGTCGCCATTGCCCGCTGCTGTGTTTTCCTCGGGCGGCCCGCTGGACGAAGCCGCCGCCGCAACCTTTGCATCGGCCCACGGCACGGCGCCGACCGAAATCTACGGAAGCACGGAGACGGGCGGCATCGCCTGGCGCCGCCGCAACGAATCGGACGCATGGCAGGCCTTCGCCAACGTCGCCGTCCGGCGCGAAGCGGATGGCGCGCTGAGCGTGCGCTCGCCGCATCTGGGCCACCCCGACTGGCTCCGGACCGACGATGCCGCCGAGTTCGATGACGCGGGACGTTTCCGTCTGCGCGGTCGCATGGACCGCATCGTCAAGCTGGACGGCAAGCGTGTCTCGCTGCCGGAAATCGAAAACTGGCTGGGCTTGCATCCCTATGTCGCGCAATCTGCCGCGGTCTTGCTGCCGGGCGCCTCGCGAGAGCGGCTCGGCGTCCTGTCGGCGCTGACGTCCGCAGGCGTGGAGGCACTGCGCCAGCACGGCCGGATCGGCCTCGCGAAGACCTTGCGCCGCCATCTCGCCACCTATGTCGCCCCGACCCTCATCCCGCGCAAATGGCGCTTCCGGATGAGCCTGCCGGTCGATGCGCGCGGCAAGCTGCCGGCCGCCACGGTTGCTGCCAGCTTTGCCGCCGGCCGGAAGGGGTTCGAGATGCTCTCGCACGTCCGCGACGCAGAAGGCGACCACTACGAGCTTCGCGTACCGCCCGAACTCGTCCACTTCCGCGGGCACTTTCCAGGCCTGCCGATCCTGCCCGGCGTGGTGCTGGTGGATTGGATTGCCTGCCTTGCGGCGGAGCTGGCCGACTCCACGCGAAGCATCCGGTCCATTGATCAGCTGAAATTCATGGCCCCCGTACCGCCGGCCGCCCTGGTGTCCGTGCAACTGGCGCACGAGCCGCAGCGATACCGCGTACGGTTCCGCGCCAGGCTCGGCACGCGGGAGTGCGCGTCCGGCGCGCTCGTCTATCGGGAGGCCGACTGA
- a CDS encoding COG4648 family protein has product MQATPPSRARWPRHAANVVLKLAYPAVILCAWHIGAPRYVGIVLLALLWVQRWIGTGSATARLRVLTRLDWALAGLLTCGSAAIAITDSETLLRLYPVMVNTALLLTFGATLRHGPSMVEKFARLRTPELPPRAVRYTRHVTQVWCGFFAVNALIAALVALYGSRQAWALYNGAIAYALVCLLIVGEIAYRNLVVRPHASGTEAA; this is encoded by the coding sequence ATGCAGGCGACACCTCCCTCCCGTGCGCGGTGGCCACGCCATGCGGCCAACGTTGTCCTGAAGCTGGCGTATCCGGCAGTCATCCTCTGCGCCTGGCACATTGGCGCTCCCCGCTATGTCGGCATCGTCCTGCTCGCGCTGCTATGGGTCCAGCGATGGATCGGAACAGGCAGCGCAACCGCGCGCTTGCGGGTACTCACCCGGCTCGATTGGGCGCTTGCCGGGCTGTTGACCTGCGGCTCGGCGGCGATCGCCATCACCGACAGTGAAACCCTGCTGCGCCTGTATCCCGTCATGGTGAATACGGCATTGCTGCTCACGTTTGGCGCGACGCTACGCCATGGCCCCTCGATGGTCGAGAAGTTTGCCCGCCTGCGCACGCCCGAGCTGCCCCCGCGCGCCGTCCGGTACACCCGCCACGTCACGCAGGTATGGTGCGGCTTCTTTGCCGTCAACGCACTGATCGCCGCGCTCGTTGCGCTGTATGGGTCGCGGCAGGCCTGGGCACTCTACAACGGCGCCATTGCCTATGCACTGGTCTGCCTGCTGATCGTCGGGGAAATCGCTTACCGCAACCTGGTCGTCCGCCCCCATGCCTCCGGCACGGAGGCGGCATGA